A DNA window from Allokutzneria albata contains the following coding sequences:
- a CDS encoding SDR family NAD(P)-dependent oxidoreductase codes for MSPIAAALVTGATDGIGKATARRLAGLVDMLLIHGKRPAALEELARELAPANPGTTVVPLLADFTDLAQVDALAEAVLDRLDTLDLLINNAAVPGGQPGTTSRDGHEPAFQVNYLAPVLLTARLFEALGRGEASKIVNLSCAQHRSVRFAWPNMWPAVAQHPKVAYARSKLALAVHTCSLAGALDGTGMSAVSVDPGAIETKLLRATFGFSGAPPAAGADHVLHAATTRQDVNGVYFEGKRRVRPAQDALRRDAQFQLDAVTMRLLSLRPPWMSSA; via the coding sequence ATGAGCCCGATCGCGGCGGCACTGGTCACCGGAGCCACGGACGGTATCGGCAAGGCGACCGCGCGGCGGCTGGCCGGACTGGTCGACATGCTGCTGATCCACGGCAAGCGCCCGGCCGCGCTGGAGGAACTGGCCAGGGAACTGGCCCCGGCGAACCCGGGCACCACCGTAGTCCCACTGCTGGCCGACTTCACCGATCTCGCCCAGGTGGACGCGCTGGCCGAGGCCGTGCTGGACCGGCTGGACACCCTCGACCTGCTGATCAACAACGCCGCCGTTCCCGGTGGCCAGCCCGGCACCACCAGCCGGGACGGCCACGAGCCCGCGTTCCAGGTCAACTACCTGGCCCCGGTCCTGCTGACCGCCCGGTTGTTCGAGGCGCTCGGCCGCGGAGAGGCCAGCAAGATCGTGAACCTGTCGTGCGCGCAGCACCGCTCGGTCCGCTTCGCCTGGCCGAACATGTGGCCCGCGGTGGCGCAGCACCCGAAGGTCGCCTATGCGCGGTCCAAGCTGGCCCTCGCGGTGCACACGTGCTCGCTGGCGGGCGCGCTGGACGGGACCGGGATGTCCGCGGTGAGCGTGGACCCCGGTGCGATCGAGACGAAGCTGCTGCGCGCCACGTTCGGCTTCTCCGGTGCGCCTCCGGCCGCCGGCGCCGACCACGTGCTGCACGCGGCGACCACGCGGCAGGACGTCAACGGCGTGTACTTCGAGGGCAAGCGGCGGGTACGACCGGCCCAGGACGCGCTGCGCCGGGACGCCCAGTTCCAGCTGGACGCGGTGACCATGCGGCTGCTGTCGCTGCGCCCGCCGTGGATGAGCTCGGCCTGA
- a CDS encoding helix-turn-helix transcriptional regulator, with the protein MGRSSQLRRLRSALQQAQRGTAAAVLLAGDAGVGKSRMVAELTEHAVADGARVLVGRCLDAGETGLPYLPYVELLGQLGEDEVHLVKARPALGRLAPDLVEAPPHVSGADRRLEQDLGQLQLFDAVHGLITELATERCVVVVLEDLHWADSSTRYLTSFLLSRLRSQRVLVVATYRTDDLHRRHPLRPLLAELVRLPAVERLDLAPFDAKEARSFVAQLAERDLPEETIAEIAAKSEGNAFFAEELVAAWAGSDSCRNMPTGLADVLLSRVEALSPHAQQVVRTASVAGRWVRHSRLQEVCDLAEADLEAALREAVAHHVLVFSEGEERYIFRHALLREAVYGDLLPGERVRLHSAYATHAAGTLDKRGSAAALAHHSLESHDLPRALSASVRAASEAKASGAYAEALYYYEQALKLWQAVPEPETVAGTDELTLTRKVAYMASQAGEVDRAVAYARSLVQLTEAHTDRTVLADSLRMYSQYLLWADANLANATKAIERAWELVRDEPDSAVKAWVLSVRSRIATHLDVSDEVAMGYAEEALRVAKASGAHGAEADAQISLAIFDEFAARPERARERQLIARDRAVQAGALSVELRAWYNLCVNLYDQGELAKALVMIDEGTARAEQVGLTWSVYGLEVRLLQVVVRYMLGDWDGAEAAAELPGRAVPDLAAAEVAAADLHVKVGRGRYAEVRSMLRQFGDQWRRDPFTLVLIDPCVTEMELWRGRPAEAAARIENAVRVQREYDEWGIRGIWLGTLGVVSYTELAKQARHRGNTEAEQDAVRAGMEMLEFVRDTVRFGRPRSGQLGPEGRAWVARAEAEALRLRGRNDPEAWREAVRAFGYGHVYQEAVARWRLAEALLQAGDREAATAELCLAHEVAERLDAVPLRDALRQFAKRGRLALGEAVAQERPVINPLTPRERAVLDLVAKGNTNRQVGEKLYISEKTVSVHLTRIMAKLSAGSRTEAVAAAYERQLLT; encoded by the coding sequence GTGGGGCGCAGTTCGCAACTGCGGCGACTGCGCTCCGCTCTGCAGCAAGCACAACGCGGGACGGCCGCCGCCGTCCTGCTCGCGGGCGACGCTGGGGTCGGCAAGTCCAGGATGGTCGCCGAACTCACCGAGCACGCGGTCGCCGACGGCGCCAGGGTGCTCGTCGGCCGGTGCCTGGACGCGGGTGAGACCGGCCTGCCCTACCTGCCCTACGTCGAACTGCTCGGCCAGCTCGGCGAGGACGAGGTGCACCTGGTCAAGGCCCGTCCCGCGCTGGGCAGGCTGGCCCCCGACCTGGTCGAGGCCCCGCCGCACGTCTCCGGCGCCGACCGGAGGCTGGAACAGGACCTCGGCCAGCTCCAGCTCTTCGACGCGGTGCACGGGCTGATCACCGAACTGGCCACCGAGCGCTGCGTCGTGGTGGTGCTGGAGGACCTGCACTGGGCCGACAGCTCCACCCGCTACCTCACCTCCTTCCTGCTGTCCCGGCTGCGCTCCCAGCGGGTGCTGGTCGTGGCCACCTACCGCACCGACGACCTGCACCGCAGGCATCCGCTGCGGCCGCTGCTGGCCGAGCTGGTCCGGCTGCCCGCGGTGGAACGGCTGGACCTGGCGCCCTTCGACGCCAAGGAGGCCCGCTCCTTCGTCGCCCAGCTCGCCGAGCGCGACCTGCCGGAGGAGACGATCGCCGAGATCGCGGCGAAGTCCGAGGGCAACGCGTTCTTCGCCGAGGAGCTGGTCGCCGCGTGGGCGGGCAGCGACTCCTGCCGGAACATGCCGACCGGGCTGGCCGACGTGCTGCTGTCCAGGGTGGAGGCGCTGAGCCCGCACGCGCAGCAGGTGGTCAGGACCGCGTCGGTGGCAGGCCGCTGGGTGCGGCACTCCCGGCTGCAGGAGGTCTGCGACCTCGCCGAGGCCGACCTCGAGGCGGCGCTGCGCGAGGCGGTCGCCCACCACGTGCTGGTCTTCAGCGAGGGCGAGGAGCGCTACATCTTCCGGCACGCGCTGCTGCGCGAGGCCGTCTACGGCGACCTGCTGCCCGGCGAGCGCGTGCGGCTGCACAGCGCCTACGCCACGCACGCCGCGGGAACGCTGGACAAGCGCGGGTCCGCGGCCGCCCTGGCCCACCACAGCCTGGAGAGCCACGACCTGCCGCGCGCGCTGTCGGCCTCGGTGCGGGCCGCGTCGGAGGCCAAGGCGTCGGGCGCCTACGCCGAGGCGCTGTACTACTACGAACAGGCGTTGAAGCTGTGGCAGGCCGTGCCCGAGCCGGAGACGGTGGCCGGCACCGACGAGCTGACGCTGACCAGGAAGGTCGCCTACATGGCGTCCCAGGCGGGCGAGGTGGACCGCGCGGTCGCCTACGCGCGGTCCCTGGTCCAGCTCACCGAGGCGCACACCGACCGCACCGTCCTCGCGGACTCGTTGCGGATGTACTCCCAGTACCTGCTGTGGGCCGACGCGAACCTGGCCAACGCCACCAAGGCGATCGAGCGGGCGTGGGAGCTGGTCCGCGATGAGCCGGACAGCGCGGTGAAGGCGTGGGTGCTCTCGGTGCGCTCCCGCATCGCCACCCACCTCGACGTGAGCGACGAGGTGGCGATGGGCTACGCCGAGGAGGCGCTGCGCGTGGCCAAGGCCTCGGGCGCGCACGGCGCGGAGGCCGACGCGCAGATCTCGCTGGCGATCTTCGACGAGTTCGCCGCCCGGCCGGAGCGGGCCCGCGAGCGGCAGCTGATCGCCCGCGACCGGGCGGTGCAGGCCGGAGCGCTCTCGGTCGAGCTGCGCGCCTGGTACAACCTCTGCGTCAACCTCTACGACCAGGGTGAGCTGGCCAAGGCGCTCGTCATGATCGACGAGGGCACCGCGCGGGCCGAGCAGGTCGGCCTCACCTGGAGCGTCTACGGCCTGGAGGTGCGCCTGCTCCAGGTGGTCGTGCGCTACATGCTCGGCGACTGGGACGGCGCGGAGGCTGCGGCGGAGCTGCCGGGTCGCGCGGTCCCCGACCTGGCCGCGGCCGAGGTGGCCGCGGCGGACCTGCACGTGAAGGTGGGCCGGGGCCGCTACGCCGAGGTGCGCTCGATGTTGCGCCAGTTCGGCGACCAGTGGCGCCGCGACCCTTTCACCCTGGTGCTGATCGACCCGTGCGTCACCGAGATGGAGCTGTGGCGCGGCAGGCCCGCGGAGGCGGCCGCCCGGATCGAGAACGCGGTGCGCGTGCAGCGCGAGTACGACGAGTGGGGCATCCGGGGCATCTGGCTCGGCACCCTCGGCGTCGTCTCCTACACCGAACTGGCCAAGCAGGCGCGGCACCGCGGCAACACCGAGGCCGAGCAGGACGCGGTCCGCGCGGGCATGGAGATGCTGGAGTTCGTCCGCGACACCGTCCGCTTCGGCAGGCCGCGCAGCGGTCAGCTGGGCCCGGAGGGGCGGGCGTGGGTGGCCAGGGCCGAGGCGGAGGCGCTGCGCCTGCGCGGCCGCAACGACCCCGAGGCGTGGCGGGAGGCCGTGCGCGCCTTCGGCTACGGCCACGTCTACCAGGAGGCCGTCGCCCGCTGGCGGCTGGCCGAGGCCCTGCTGCAGGCGGGCGACCGCGAGGCCGCGACCGCCGAACTGTGCCTGGCGCACGAGGTGGCCGAGCGCCTCGACGCGGTTCCGCTGCGCGACGCGCTCCGGCAGTTCGCCAAGCGCGGCAGGCTGGCCCTGGGCGAGGCCGTCGCCCAGGAGCGCCCGGTGATCAACCCGCTGACGCCGCGCGAGCGCGCGGTGCTGGACCTGGTGGCCAAGGGCAACACCAACCGCCAGGTCGGCGAGAAGCTCTACATCAGCGAGAAGACCGTGAGCGTGCACCTCACCCGGATCATGGCCAAGCTCAGCGCGGGCAGCCGCACCGAGGCCGTGGCCGCCGCCTACGAACGCCAACTCCTCACCTGA
- a CDS encoding M23 family metallopeptidase has product MRALVATMVLCAGLLVSPTLTDAAAASTADPASRAANFQLPFPCGQSWTGNSSNSSAHRSYELDLNRGGTPDADLGDTVVAAAAGTVVISSHQGSLNGYGNLVKIDHGGGWATYYAHLDVRNVAVGQAVAQGQRIGTVGKTSRPGNNISAHLHYEVRQGEGYPGNIRKAVFNGVTFGYPTQTLTSKNC; this is encoded by the coding sequence ATGCGAGCACTCGTGGCGACGATGGTCCTCTGCGCCGGTCTCTTGGTGAGTCCAACTCTGACGGACGCGGCAGCCGCATCGACGGCCGACCCTGCAAGCAGGGCGGCGAACTTCCAACTTCCCTTTCCCTGCGGCCAAAGCTGGACGGGCAACTCCAGCAACAGCAGCGCGCACCGCTCCTACGAACTCGACCTCAACCGCGGTGGCACCCCGGACGCGGACCTCGGCGACACGGTCGTCGCGGCCGCCGCGGGCACCGTGGTGATCTCCTCCCACCAGGGCTCGCTCAACGGCTACGGCAACCTCGTGAAGATCGACCACGGCGGTGGCTGGGCGACCTACTACGCGCACCTCGACGTCCGCAACGTCGCCGTCGGCCAGGCCGTCGCGCAGGGCCAGCGCATCGGCACCGTCGGCAAGACCAGCAGGCCCGGCAACAACATCAGCGCGCACCTGCACTACGAGGTGCGCCAGGGCGAGGGCTACCCGGGCAACATCCGCAAGGCCGTGTTCAACGGCGTCACCTTCGGCTACCCGACCCAGACCCTGACCTCGAAGAACTGCTAG
- a CDS encoding bifunctional 3'-5' exonuclease/DNA polymerase gives MVTGTIAGVRVALVGTADGGGLVCPLAEDGSAAGPVLRVPDLVAAVREWEHTDRPRWVWASTAEIYPKLLAAGARVDRCHDVELTEALLSGHAGRWGEPRGLGAALARLRGWPVPPDPPARTKELQPTLFETGETALPGGVDPMDALLEVHADQQRRIAGVALPGRFRLLVAAESAGALIAVEMGRTGLPWRADVHDALLLEMLGSRSAAGAPPRRLGELAERISQAFGDHKLHPDSPAEVLRAFARAGFKLSSTRSWVLRGVDHPAVPLLLEYKELYRIHVAHGWSWLASWVHGGRFRPEYVPGGVVSGRWATRGGGALQIPRKVRGAVIADEGWKLVVADASQLEPRVLAAMAADHRLAAAAGDGDLYAALAADAFDGDRARAKLGMLGALYGQTSGGIGPLLATLRQRFPAAMGYVEHAAQLGESGALVRSYLGRTCPPASVSVSLEGSEPAFEAAESPSDDRKALSAARARGRFTRNFVVQATAAEWALAMLASLRATLHDMGEADLVFFQHDEVIVHCAAGNADKVVTAVHDAAVTATRLLFGDTPVRFPLEAKIVDCYADAK, from the coding sequence GTGGTCACGGGCACAATCGCCGGTGTGCGGGTGGCGCTGGTGGGAACTGCGGACGGCGGTGGGCTGGTGTGCCCGCTCGCCGAGGACGGCTCGGCGGCCGGCCCGGTGCTGCGCGTGCCCGACCTGGTGGCCGCCGTGCGTGAGTGGGAACACACCGACCGGCCGCGCTGGGTGTGGGCGAGCACGGCCGAGATCTACCCGAAGCTGCTGGCCGCGGGCGCGCGGGTGGACCGCTGCCACGACGTGGAGCTGACCGAGGCGCTGCTGAGCGGGCACGCGGGCCGCTGGGGCGAGCCGAGGGGGCTCGGCGCGGCGCTGGCCCGGTTGCGCGGCTGGCCGGTGCCGCCGGACCCGCCCGCCAGGACCAAGGAGCTGCAGCCGACGCTGTTCGAGACCGGGGAGACGGCGCTGCCCGGCGGGGTCGACCCGATGGACGCGCTCCTGGAGGTCCACGCCGACCAGCAGCGGCGGATCGCCGGGGTGGCGCTGCCCGGGCGGTTCCGGCTGCTGGTGGCCGCGGAGTCGGCGGGGGCGCTGATCGCGGTGGAGATGGGCCGGACCGGCCTGCCGTGGCGCGCCGACGTGCACGACGCGCTGCTGCTGGAGATGCTCGGATCGCGCTCGGCCGCCGGTGCCCCGCCGCGCAGGCTCGGCGAGCTGGCGGAGCGGATCAGCCAGGCCTTCGGCGACCACAAGCTGCACCCGGACTCCCCCGCCGAGGTGCTGCGGGCGTTCGCCAGGGCGGGTTTCAAGCTCAGCTCGACCCGCTCGTGGGTGCTGCGCGGCGTGGACCACCCGGCGGTGCCGTTGTTGTTGGAGTACAAGGAGCTCTACCGCATCCACGTCGCGCACGGCTGGTCCTGGCTGGCCTCGTGGGTCCACGGTGGACGCTTCCGGCCGGAGTACGTGCCCGGCGGCGTGGTGTCCGGCCGCTGGGCCACCCGCGGCGGCGGAGCGCTGCAGATCCCCCGCAAGGTGCGCGGGGCGGTGATCGCCGACGAGGGGTGGAAACTGGTGGTGGCCGACGCCAGTCAGCTCGAACCCCGGGTGCTCGCGGCGATGGCGGCCGACCACCGGCTCGCCGCCGCGGCGGGAGACGGGGACCTGTACGCGGCGCTGGCCGCCGACGCCTTCGACGGGGACCGCGCGCGGGCGAAGCTGGGCATGCTCGGCGCGCTCTACGGCCAGACCTCGGGCGGTATCGGCCCGCTGCTGGCCACGCTGCGCCAGCGGTTCCCGGCCGCGATGGGCTACGTGGAGCACGCGGCGCAGCTCGGTGAGAGCGGCGCGCTGGTGCGGTCCTACCTCGGCCGGACCTGTCCGCCCGCCTCGGTGTCGGTGTCCCTGGAGGGCTCCGAACCCGCGTTCGAGGCGGCGGAGAGCCCGTCCGACGACCGCAAGGCCCTGTCCGCTGCGCGCGCCCGCGGCCGGTTCACCCGCAACTTCGTGGTGCAGGCGACCGCGGCGGAGTGGGCGCTGGCGATGCTGGCCAGCCTCCGCGCCACCCTGCACGACATGGGCGAGGCGGACCTGGTGTTCTTCCAGCACGACGAGGTGATCGTGCACTGCGCCGCGGGCAACGCCGACAAGGTGGTGACCGCCGTGCACGACGCGGCCGTCACCGCGACCCGCCTGCTCTTCGGCGACACCCCTGTCCGTTTCCCCCTCGAAGCCAAGATCGTCGACTGCTACGCCGACGCCAAGTGA
- a CDS encoding transglycosylase domain-containing protein codes for MTGLVKLLGLCVVAGVLVAAMMFPVVGGVGLMSNRASESVDQISADLVSVDPPQVTSVLDKNGKVIASLFEQDRTIVRSEDISPNMKAAIVAVEDRRFYDHNGVDWQGIFRAAVDNVVQEGEGGGGSSLTQQYVKNYLAYVVAKTDDEREKATERSIARKLREARIALQLEREVKNKDEILTRYLNIVPFGGQIYGVASAARTYFNTSPKDLTIPQAAFLAGLANQPSRLNPVNNPEGAIKRRNWVIDKMAENKAFPIADPAQLKQQIDNLKAAELGTQNPLRTLSNGCVGTGGGNVNGFFCAYVIDYLQKAGIPLEQIKRGGYTIKTTLDPVATEAAKSAAEGEVSKTTDGIANVIAVVQPGKDKHRVVALAANRDYGTKQDLGQTSYRLPSDVARFGAGSIFKVFTAAAAMEEGKAGINTSIPTPGSYTSTVYKNGGRGYTVKNAGEGYPEAMSLQQALATSPNTGFIWLEERAGLGNVVDMSIKLGLRQSMQGVNNAGTKPNPDSKNRQYKLTQEQLIKQDNSGSFTLGVTPVSPLELANVGATLTSGGVWCPPSPIEQILDRSGKPVPVKEAPCEQVVSPELANSMVQALSKDDQGTGTSAAAARAAGWDRPMLGKTGTTQDHKSAGFLGATPQYSGAVLTFSDSDSPRPICDGNQPYLCRSGNIYGGKVPARTWFEAMKKIHKDKKREELPPPSPRHMS; via the coding sequence GTGACGGGACTGGTGAAGTTGCTCGGGTTGTGCGTCGTGGCCGGGGTCCTGGTCGCGGCGATGATGTTCCCCGTCGTCGGGGGAGTCGGCCTGATGTCCAACCGCGCCAGCGAATCCGTTGACCAGATCTCCGCCGACCTGGTCAGCGTCGACCCTCCGCAGGTGACCTCCGTGCTCGACAAGAACGGCAAGGTGATCGCCTCGCTGTTCGAGCAGGACCGCACCATCGTGCGCAGCGAGGACATCTCGCCGAACATGAAGGCCGCCATCGTCGCGGTCGAGGACCGCCGGTTCTACGACCACAACGGCGTGGACTGGCAGGGCATCTTCCGCGCCGCGGTGGACAACGTGGTGCAGGAGGGCGAGGGCGGCGGTGGTTCCTCGCTGACCCAGCAGTACGTCAAGAACTACCTGGCCTACGTGGTGGCCAAGACCGACGACGAGCGGGAGAAGGCGACCGAGCGCAGCATCGCGCGCAAGCTCCGCGAGGCGCGGATCGCGCTGCAGCTGGAGCGCGAGGTCAAGAACAAGGACGAGATCCTCACCCGCTACCTCAACATCGTGCCCTTCGGCGGCCAGATCTACGGCGTGGCCAGCGCGGCCCGCACCTACTTCAACACCTCGCCGAAGGACCTGACCATCCCGCAGGCAGCCTTCCTCGCCGGCCTCGCCAACCAGCCGAGCAGGCTCAACCCGGTGAACAACCCCGAGGGCGCGATCAAGCGGCGCAACTGGGTGATCGACAAGATGGCCGAGAACAAGGCCTTCCCGATCGCCGACCCGGCCCAGCTCAAGCAGCAGATCGACAACCTCAAGGCGGCCGAGCTGGGCACGCAGAACCCGCTGCGCACGCTGTCCAACGGCTGCGTCGGCACCGGCGGCGGCAACGTCAACGGCTTCTTCTGCGCCTACGTGATCGACTACCTGCAGAAGGCGGGCATCCCGCTGGAGCAGATCAAGCGCGGCGGCTACACGATCAAGACCACGCTCGACCCGGTGGCCACCGAGGCGGCGAAGTCGGCGGCCGAGGGCGAGGTCTCCAAGACCACCGACGGCATCGCCAACGTGATCGCGGTCGTGCAGCCGGGCAAGGACAAGCACCGCGTCGTGGCGCTGGCGGCGAACCGGGACTACGGCACGAAGCAGGACCTCGGCCAGACCTCCTACCGGCTGCCCAGCGACGTGGCCCGCTTCGGCGCGGGCTCGATCTTCAAGGTCTTCACCGCCGCCGCGGCCATGGAGGAGGGCAAGGCGGGCATCAACACCAGCATCCCGACGCCCGGCAGCTACACCTCCACGGTCTACAAGAACGGCGGCCGCGGCTACACCGTCAAGAACGCCGGTGAGGGCTACCCCGAGGCGATGTCGCTGCAGCAGGCCCTGGCGACCTCGCCGAACACCGGCTTCATCTGGCTGGAGGAGCGCGCCGGGCTGGGCAACGTGGTCGACATGTCGATCAAGCTCGGGCTGCGGCAGAGCATGCAGGGCGTGAACAACGCGGGCACCAAGCCGAACCCGGACAGCAAGAACCGGCAGTACAAGCTGACCCAGGAACAGCTGATCAAGCAGGACAACTCCGGCTCGTTCACCCTCGGTGTCACCCCGGTCAGCCCGCTGGAGCTGGCCAACGTCGGCGCCACGCTGACCTCCGGCGGCGTCTGGTGCCCGCCGAGCCCGATCGAGCAGATCCTCGACCGCAGCGGCAAGCCCGTCCCGGTGAAGGAAGCCCCGTGCGAGCAGGTGGTCAGCCCCGAGCTGGCCAACAGCATGGTGCAGGCGCTGAGCAAGGACGACCAGGGCACCGGAACCTCCGCGGCCGCGGCGCGCGCCGCGGGCTGGGACCGGCCGATGCTCGGCAAGACCGGGACCACCCAGGACCACAAGTCCGCGGGCTTCCTCGGCGCGACCCCGCAGTACTCGGGCGCGGTGCTGACCTTCAGCGACAGCGACTCGCCGCGGCCGATCTGCGACGGCAACCAGCCCTACCTCTGCCGCAGCGGCAACATCTACGGCGGCAAGGTGCCCGCGCGGACCTGGTTCGAGGCGATGAAGAAGATCCACAAGGACAAGAAGCGGGAAGAGCTGCCCCCGCCCTCGCCACGCCACATGAGCTAG